The Vespa velutina chromosome 4, iVesVel2.1, whole genome shotgun sequence genome has a window encoding:
- the LOC124948682 gene encoding dynein axonemal heavy chain 10-like produces MSCENLLKNLKSIVEQLNQLKKELDERIESKMQSYNLVSLSSDVSESNNVNESLLPCKTFFINIESHRKELIGAMSRAYKSVSPMLLKIESLVEGTSTGKSSTMRLYYEKYEKSVFVALTTCMINNMEFLNKMLSGNNVMFQVDAVLVASEVILRPSPNEINNIILNDVLNLLERLKGFPRWMNGTCLECKPQRKDSSNDFFTVSFFEDVMSIQMINDLIIAIQDTTYKISVDCSRYLQKWKKYSNLWTFDKIVAGEKFASTKPTLRQYDEKFTFYGGILEELDDMAHNIDIFSIR; encoded by the exons ATGTCAtgtgaaaatttattgaaaaatttaaaatcTATCGTTGAACAGCTTAAtcagttaaaaaaagaattggatgAAAGAATTGAATCTAAAATGCAGAGTTATAATTTAGTGTCTCTAAGTTCTGATGTATCAGAATCAAACAATGTCAATGAAAGTTTATTACCTTGCAAG acattttttataaatatagaatctcacagaaaagaattaattggTGCAATGTCAAGGGCATATAAATCCGTAAGTCCTATGCTGTTGAAAATTGAGAGTTTAGTAGAAGGAACGTCTACTGGAAAGAGTTCAACAATGCGcctatattatgaaaaatatgaaaagagtGTATTTGTAGCGCTTACAAC atgTATGATAAACAATATGGAGTTTCTAAACAAGATGTTGTCTGGTAATAATGTGATGTTTCAAGTGGATGCTGTATTAGTAGCATCGGAGGTCATCTTGAGACCGTCaccaaatgaaattaataatattattttaaacgacGTTTTGAATCTATTAGAGAGATTAAAAGGATTTCCCAGATGGATGAATGGTACTTGCTTAGAGTGTAAACCGCAAAGGAAAGATTCCTCAAACGACTTCTTTacagtttctttctttgaagATGTGATGAGTATACAA aTGATTAATGATCTTATAATAGCAATTCAGGACACTACTTATAAAATATCCGTTGATTGCTCGAGATACTtacaaaaatggaaaaagtatTCTAATCTTTGGACTTTTGATAAAATTGTAGCTGGGGAAAAGTTTGCATCCACTAAACCCACGCTTCGACAATATGATGAAAAGTTTACATTTTATGGTGGTATTTTAGAAGAGCTTGATGATATGGCACATAATATCGACATATTTAGCATACGGTAA
- the LOC124948479 gene encoding dynein axonemal heavy chain 10-like: MIWILSSYYSSEEKMISLFERISWQLCQNIKKNLSINKLFNNPLEIVSQKSKDAYEMMKNWKKSYLKTRDDIEESGKGARWEFDQRHLFQETEYIAGVCNDFNTIANVLQDFYNIFGVDLKSIIYEPAHIDTIIKRIGLLLAPFKLADFDVFSPFNKENWEATMSRFNAEVSYLENDAKFFIDECFNVLINAKDGLKMLFKFKDRKTRATIREILSSKFEITMQQFSKEIGSVENIYNRGKRNPPLLMYHPPMAGAIFWARQLFYCLRGPVLYFQNIQELKHNELKLMSFSQYLDIGKQLKAFEEIKFNSWVHKAEETITNIMKSNVLKVVQMVEYEEGFQKFHLDFIII; this comes from the exons ATGATTTGGATATTATcatcttattattcttctgaagagaaaatgatatccttatttgaaagaatttcATGGCAGCTTTGTCAAAAcatcaaaaaaaatttatcaatcaaCAAGTTATTTAA caATCCATTAGAAATTGTTTCACAAAAATCCAAAGATGCGTatgaaatgatgaaaaattggaaaaaatcgtatttaaaaaCAAGAGATGATATTGAAGAATCAGGAAAGGGTGCACGTTGGGAATTCGATCAAAGACATCTTTTTCAAGAAACAGAATACATAGCCGGCGTttgtaatgattttaatacCATAGCCAATGTTCTTCaagatttttacaatatatttggCGTAGATCtgaaatcaattatttatgaGCCAGCACATATTGATACAATTATAAAACGAATTGGATTATTATTAGCACCATTTAAATTGGCTGATTTCGATGTCTTCAGTCCtttcaataaagaaaattgggAAGCAACGATGTCGCGTTTTAACGCCGAAGTTTCTTATCTAGAAAATGAtgcgaaattttttattgacgaATGTTTTAATGTTCTTATCAATGCAAAGGATGGGCTAAAAATGCTTTTCAAATTCAAGGATAGAAAGACTAGAGCTACTATACGGGAAATTTTATCTAGTAAATTCGAAATCACTATGCAACAATTCAGTAAAGAAATAGGCTCTGtggaaaatatatacaacAGAG GTAAACGAAATCCTCCTTTACTGATGTACCATCCACCAATGGCAGGAGCAATTTTTTGGGCGAGACAATTGTTTTATTGCCTTAGAGGACCAGTGTTATATTTTCAGAACATACAAGaattaaaacataatgaaTTGAAGCTTATGAGTTTCAGTCAATATCTTGATATAGGTAAACAATTGAAGGCTTTCGAAGAAATTAAGTTCAATAGTTGGGTACACAAAGCTGAAGAAACTATTACGAACATTATGAAGAGTAATGTATTAAAAGTAGTACAAATGGTGGAGTATGAAGAAGGTTTTCAAAAATTCCatcttgattttattataatttaa
- the LOC124948681 gene encoding uncharacterized protein LOC124948681, with product MPSCMIVGSINGHFLASLNTLLVQVFKPLVNTQFRGPHFGKYYKIEESYEVPSDVARASSTLAEIIESKRSIYRRPSDFRRVSLLLSKRIKETAKDVVEDEINDFHDDMEVEGTLIKKPVKPRSTLTISTIDYQETVHEEIEIGQSKRDILEYLDKLSANVEWTLQHIGTDILLTIPTITELEDTTLSDVDILNNKYIINQLEDAITSWGDRIQQVLESYTDKVPEDKGPIAEYLYWRERQTGLSVIVEQLKNPIIKKMIKLLNMTVSHIATIFNHFKEELWNYYNEAQDNTKFLSTIKRHFEVK from the exons ATGCCAAGCTGTATGATAGTTGGTTCTATCAATGGACACTTTTTAGCATCTTTAAACACATTACTTGTTCAAGTATTTAAACCTTTGGTTAATACACAGTTTAGAGGTCCTCATTTTGGAAAATACTATAAAATTGAAGAATCTTATGAAGTACCTTCGGATGTAGCGAGAGCTTCATCTACTCTAGCTGAGATTATCGAATCTAAG agGTCCATATATAGAAGACCATCGGATTTTCGACGGGTATCTCTTTTGCTTTCAAAGAGGATAAAGGAAACTGCAAAAGACGTGGTAgaagatgaaataaatgattttcacGATGATATGGAAGTTGAAGgtacattaattaaaaagccCGTAAAACCACGTAGCACATTGACGATTTCAACTATCGACTACCAAGAGACGGTACacgaagaaattgaaatagGGCAGAGTAAAAGGGATATATTAGAATACTTGGACAAGCTATCAGCTAATGTAGAATG GACCTTGCAACATATAGGAACTGATATCCTATTAACAATACCTACGATTACTGAATTAGAAGATACTACTCTGTCGGatgtagatatattaaataataaatatatcattaaccAATTAGAAGATGCAATCACGTCTTGGGGAGATCGTATACAGcag GTATTAGAATCGTACACTGATAAGGTACCCGAAGATAAAGGACCAATTGCTGAATATCTTTATTGGCGCGAGCGTCAGACAGGACTGTCTGTTATCGTTGAACAGTTGAAAAATcctattatcaaaaaaatgataaaattattgaatatgaCTGTATCACATATAGctacaatttttaatcattttaaagagGAACTttggaattattataatgaagctcaagataatacaaaatttctcTCCACTATCAAAAGACATTTCGAggtaaaatag